A genomic segment from Alistipes senegalensis JC50 encodes:
- a CDS encoding MFS transporter, producing MTQYRWVICAMLFFATTVNYLDRQVLSLTWDEFIKPEFHWNEYHYGLITSIFSIVYAVCMLFAGRFIDWMGTKKGYLWAIGVWSLGACLHALCGVATEAWVGLPNAAALRAVEAGSAVAATIAMVSMYFFIAARCILALGEAGNFPAAIKVTAEYFPKKDRAYATSIFNAGASIGALFAPLTIPLLAKAWGWEMAFIVIGALGFVWMGFWVFMYKKPSEHPRVNAAELEYIEQDKHEVIDGAVAKEETEDECPKMSFWKTLSFKQTWAFAFGKFMTDGVWWFFLFWTPSYLNSQFGIKMSEGLGVALIFTLYAITMLSIYGGKLPTIIINKTGLNPYAARMRAMLIFAFFPLLVLLAQPLGTISPWFPIILIGIGGAAHQSWSANIFSTVGDMFPKSAIATVTGIGGMAGGVGSMILQWFAGWLFVHAEETNMTYMGFEGKPAGYFVVFCICAVAYLVGWIVMKTLVPKYKPIVLE from the coding sequence ATGACGCAGTACCGCTGGGTCATCTGTGCGATGCTCTTCTTCGCAACGACCGTTAATTACCTCGACCGTCAGGTGCTTTCGCTGACGTGGGACGAATTCATCAAACCCGAATTCCACTGGAACGAGTACCATTACGGACTCATCACTTCGATCTTCTCGATCGTCTATGCCGTCTGCATGCTCTTCGCCGGGCGTTTCATCGACTGGATGGGCACCAAGAAAGGTTATCTGTGGGCCATCGGCGTCTGGTCGCTGGGCGCCTGTCTGCACGCTCTTTGCGGCGTGGCCACCGAGGCGTGGGTAGGGCTTCCCAATGCCGCCGCGCTGCGCGCCGTCGAGGCCGGCTCGGCCGTGGCCGCGACCATCGCTATGGTCAGCATGTATTTCTTCATCGCCGCACGCTGCATCCTCGCTCTGGGTGAGGCGGGCAACTTCCCCGCAGCCATCAAGGTGACCGCCGAGTACTTCCCCAAGAAGGACCGCGCCTATGCCACCTCGATCTTCAACGCCGGAGCTTCGATCGGCGCGCTGTTCGCTCCGCTGACCATTCCGCTGCTGGCCAAGGCTTGGGGCTGGGAGATGGCTTTCATCGTGATCGGCGCCCTGGGCTTCGTCTGGATGGGTTTCTGGGTCTTCATGTACAAGAAGCCGTCGGAGCACCCGAGGGTGAACGCCGCCGAGCTGGAGTATATCGAGCAGGACAAACACGAGGTCATCGACGGCGCCGTCGCCAAGGAGGAGACGGAGGACGAGTGCCCGAAGATGTCGTTCTGGAAAACCCTTTCGTTCAAGCAGACCTGGGCTTTCGCCTTCGGTAAGTTCATGACCGACGGCGTGTGGTGGTTCTTCCTCTTCTGGACCCCCTCGTATCTCAATTCGCAGTTCGGGATCAAGATGTCCGAGGGGCTGGGCGTGGCGCTGATCTTCACGCTCTATGCGATCACGATGCTTTCGATCTACGGCGGCAAGCTCCCGACGATCATCATCAACAAGACGGGTCTGAACCCCTATGCGGCCCGCATGCGCGCCATGCTGATCTTCGCGTTCTTCCCGCTGCTGGTGCTGCTGGCTCAGCCTCTGGGCACCATTTCGCCGTGGTTCCCGATCATCCTGATCGGTATCGGCGGCGCGGCGCACCAGTCGTGGTCGGCCAACATCTTCTCCACGGTGGGCGACATGTTCCCCAAGTCGGCGATCGCCACCGTGACGGGCATCGGCGGCATGGCCGGAGGTGTCGGCTCGATGATCCTGCAATGGTTCGCCGGATGGCTGTTCGTGCATGCCGAGGAGACCAATATGACCTACATGGGCTTCGAGGGAAAACCCGCCGGATATTTCGTCGTCTTCTGCATCTGCGCCGTGGCTTACCTCGTCGGCTGGATCGTGATGAAGACGCTGGTTCCGAAATACAAGCCTATCGTATTGGAGTAA
- a CDS encoding tagaturonate reductase gives MIKQLNKSAVEKAVRPVRILQFGEGNFLRAFVDWQIDIANEKGVMDAGVAVCQPIIDPEHKVLGMIDLMHRQDNMYHVYLEGIENKQPKKDVRLVKSVMDSFNPYVDYATYERYFLSPELKITISNTTEAGIRYEEGDDLTAEPPKSYPAKMTALLYKRFKHFNGDPTKGLCIICCELIENNGSTLYEYVIRHAEYNKLGSDFIDWVEKNCHFCDTLVDRIVPGFPREQIDEIKEEIGYDDNLVVKAELYHLWAIGGPGYKEVMKELPLDKAGLHVIFMPSIKQFRDKKVRILNGSHTGMVSIALQMGCETVMDAFNTPAIERFINDMVAEEVIPMIEEDQDELKRFAAGILERFYNPFIKHMLRSISLNSLSKWEARNYPTVRDNWFKAQRIAARECFTFAALMTLYSPKSGFEPDDTKEFVEYIRANWDSADVEATISKIVKESGIFTVDFSEVPGFVPTVAGYVRDIEALGMKDALKKFLGE, from the coding sequence ATGATTAAGCAACTGAACAAGTCGGCCGTGGAAAAGGCCGTCCGTCCCGTCCGCATCCTGCAATTCGGCGAAGGGAACTTTCTGAGGGCCTTCGTGGACTGGCAGATCGACATCGCCAACGAGAAGGGCGTCATGGATGCCGGAGTGGCTGTATGCCAGCCGATTATCGACCCCGAGCACAAGGTGCTGGGGATGATCGACCTGATGCACAGGCAGGACAACATGTACCACGTCTATCTGGAGGGCATCGAGAACAAGCAGCCCAAAAAGGACGTGCGGCTGGTGAAGAGCGTCATGGACTCGTTCAATCCCTATGTGGACTATGCGACCTACGAGCGTTATTTCCTCTCCCCGGAGCTGAAGATCACCATTTCGAACACCACCGAGGCGGGCATCCGCTACGAGGAGGGCGACGACCTGACGGCCGAGCCTCCGAAGTCGTACCCCGCGAAAATGACGGCGCTGCTGTACAAACGTTTCAAGCATTTCAACGGCGATCCGACCAAAGGTCTGTGCATCATCTGCTGCGAGCTGATCGAGAACAACGGTTCGACGCTCTACGAATACGTCATCCGGCACGCCGAGTATAACAAGCTAGGCTCCGATTTCATCGACTGGGTCGAAAAGAACTGCCACTTCTGCGACACGCTCGTGGACCGCATCGTGCCGGGATTTCCGCGCGAGCAGATCGACGAGATCAAGGAGGAGATCGGCTACGACGACAACCTCGTGGTGAAGGCCGAGTTGTACCACCTGTGGGCCATCGGCGGCCCGGGCTACAAGGAGGTGATGAAGGAGCTGCCGTTGGACAAGGCGGGTCTGCATGTGATCTTCATGCCTTCGATCAAACAGTTCCGCGACAAGAAGGTCCGCATTCTGAACGGTTCGCACACGGGCATGGTGTCCATCGCCCTGCAAATGGGCTGTGAGACGGTCATGGACGCTTTCAACACCCCTGCGATCGAGCGGTTCATCAACGACATGGTCGCCGAGGAGGTGATTCCGATGATCGAGGAGGACCAGGACGAGTTGAAGCGCTTCGCCGCCGGGATTCTGGAGCGTTTCTACAACCCCTTTATCAAGCACATGCTCCGTTCCATCTCGCTCAATTCGCTGTCGAAGTGGGAGGCGCGCAACTATCCGACCGTCCGGGACAACTGGTTCAAGGCGCAGCGCATCGCCGCGCGCGAGTGCTTCACCTTCGCGGCGCTGATGACCCTTTACAGTCCCAAGAGCGGTTTCGAGCCCGACGATACGAAAGAGTTCGTGGAGTACATCCGTGCCAACTGGGATTCGGCCGATGTCGAGGCCACGATCTCGAAGATCGTAAAGGAGAGCGGCATCTTCACCGTCGATTTCTCGGAGGTTCCGGGATTCGTCCCGACCGTTGCGGGTTATGTCCGCGACATCGAGGCGTTGGGCATGAAGGATGCTTTGAAGAAGTTTTTAGGAGAGTAA